TGAGTTGGCGATTACACAGGAAATACCGGCGCCTTTGATGGCCAGGGGCGCATGTTCCCTGGAACTGCCGCATCCGAAGTTCTTGCCCACGACCAAGATATCGCCCAGTTGTTTCCGCTCTTGGAACAAAGGATCGAGGTTGATCAGGCAATACTTGCCCAGTTCTTTGGGATCGGTGGTGTTGCTGTATTTTGTGGGGATGATGACGTCTGTATTAATGTCATCGCCGTATCGCAGCGCTCTTCCCATTAAAATATTACTCATTGCAAAGGTCCTCCGGATGGATGATTTTCCCTGCGACGGCGGAAGCCGCTGCCACCGCTGGATTGGCCAGATAGACACGGCTGCTGGGCGAACCCATTCTGCCGACGAAATTGCGATTGCTTGTGGAAAGGCACACCTCATCATCGCCCAAGATCCCCGTATGACCGCCACAGCAGGGTCCGCATGTGGGCGATTGAACCGAAGCGCCTGCGGCGATAAAGGTCTCCATGATGCCTTCTTCGGCCATCTCCTCCAGGATCGCGTAGGTTCCTGGGATGACAATCAGGCGAACATCGGGATGTACTCGCCGTTTCGACAAAATCTTGGCCGCCTGCCGCATATCTTCCATTCTTCCGTTTGTGCATGAACCGATGAAGACCTGATCGACAGCGATCTCCTGAAGTTCCTTCACCCCTTTGACCTTTGACGGCAGGTAGGGCTCGGCAACAAGCGGCTCCAGATCGGAGATGGAGATCGGGATCTCCTGAACATACTCAGCGTCTGCATCAGCCTTTAGCCGCAAGATGTCCTTTTTCTTGTGGTATTTCTTAAAGTAATCGGCGGTGACATCATCGACTTCAAAAATTCCCGCCTTGGCTCCAGCCTCGACGGCCATATTGCAGATGGTGATCCGATCCGCCATATCCAGATGCTTCAACGAGGGCCCCGTAAATTCGAGGGACTTGTAGGCTGCGCCGTCGACACCGATCATGGATATGAGTTTTAAGATGATGTCTTTTCCCTGCACATATTTCTTTTTCTTGCCTGTCAACACCACCTTGATGGCTGGCGGCACTTTGAACCAGAGTCGTCCCGTCGCCATCGCTGCGGCAAAATCGGTGCTGCCGACGCCGGTGCCCAAGGCGCCGAAAGCGCCGTAGGTGGTCGTATGGCTGTCAGCTCCGATGATCAAGTCGCCTGGGTTGCATAAGCCTGAATCGGGTACGTAATGATGGCAGATCCCGCCCCGTCCGACTTCGACGTGGTGGGTGATCCCATGTTTGCGCGCAAATTGCCTCATCTGATTGGACAGATTTGCCGTATTTGTATCTCTCGCCGGCACAAAATGGTCTTGAACGAGGACGACTTTGGCGGGGTCAAAGACTGCTTTCCCAATTTTCTCAAACTCTCCAATCGCCAACGGTACGGTCGCATCCGTTCCCATGACAAGGTCCACATTGGCAAAGACGATCTCGCCCGTCTTAACCTCCTTTCCACCGTTGTGGGCTTGAAAGATTTTTTCCGCCATGGTTTTTCCCATGTGACACTTCCTTTCGATAGATAAGCAACGTCATAGACTATACGGTTAGGGAACGAATTGTATTTCACAATTCATCAAT
The nucleotide sequence above comes from Heliomicrobium gestii. Encoded proteins:
- a CDS encoding 3-isopropylmalate dehydratase small subunit, which gives rise to MSNILMGRALRYGDDINTDVIIPTKYSNTTDPKELGKYCLINLDPLFQERKQLGDILVVGKNFGCGSSREHAPLAIKGAGISCVIANSFARIFFRNAIDMGLPVIESPEIVEETTDLNDLEINFESFICRNVSTGKQYSIPQYPEVIQKIFLAGGLINYLTRSE
- a CDS encoding 3-isopropylmalate dehydratase large subunit; amino-acid sequence: MGKTMAEKIFQAHNGGKEVKTGEIVFANVDLVMGTDATVPLAIGEFEKIGKAVFDPAKVVLVQDHFVPARDTNTANLSNQMRQFARKHGITHHVEVGRGGICHHYVPDSGLCNPGDLIIGADSHTTTYGAFGALGTGVGSTDFAAAMATGRLWFKVPPAIKVVLTGKKKKYVQGKDIILKLISMIGVDGAAYKSLEFTGPSLKHLDMADRITICNMAVEAGAKAGIFEVDDVTADYFKKYHKKKDILRLKADADAEYVQEIPISISDLEPLVAEPYLPSKVKGVKELQEIAVDQVFIGSCTNGRMEDMRQAAKILSKRRVHPDVRLIVIPGTYAILEEMAEEGIMETFIAAGASVQSPTCGPCCGGHTGILGDDEVCLSTSNRNFVGRMGSPSSRVYLANPAVAAASAVAGKIIHPEDLCNE